Proteins co-encoded in one Bacillus paramycoides genomic window:
- the sph gene encoding sphingomyelinase C, whose amino-acid sequence MKGKLLKSILSVGIGLAALYSGSSAQAEVSTNKNDTLKVMTHNVYMLSTNLYPNWGQSERADLIGAADYIKNQDVIILNEVFDNSASDRLLGNLKKEYPNQTAVLGRSNGNEWDKTLGSYSSSTPEDGGVAIVSKWPIVEKVQYVFSKGCGPDNLSNKGFVYTKIKKNDHFVHVIGTHLQAEDSMCGKTSPASVRTNQLKEIQDFIKNKNIPNNEYVLFGGDMNVNKINAENNSESEYASMFKTLHASIPSYTGHTATWDATTNSIAKYNFPDSPAEYLDYIIASKDHANPSFIENKVLQPKSPQWTVTSWLKKYTYDDYSDHYPVAATISMK is encoded by the coding sequence GTGAAAGGTAAATTACTAAAAAGTATACTTAGCGTTGGAATCGGTCTAGCGGCTTTATATAGTGGATCCTCAGCTCAAGCGGAAGTGTCTACAAATAAAAATGATACATTAAAAGTGATGACGCATAATGTGTACATGCTATCAACTAACTTATATCCGAACTGGGGACAAAGTGAGCGTGCCGATTTAATTGGGGCGGCAGATTATATAAAGAATCAAGACGTTATTATATTAAATGAAGTGTTTGATAATAGCGCATCAGATCGTTTGTTAGGAAATTTGAAGAAAGAATATCCAAATCAAACAGCGGTATTAGGTCGTAGTAACGGAAATGAATGGGATAAAACGTTAGGTAGCTATTCATCTTCAACGCCTGAAGATGGAGGCGTTGCAATCGTGAGTAAATGGCCGATCGTTGAAAAGGTTCAATACGTATTTTCAAAAGGATGCGGACCAGATAATTTATCAAATAAAGGGTTTGTATACACGAAAATTAAGAAAAATGATCATTTCGTTCATGTGATTGGGACACACTTGCAGGCTGAAGATAGTATGTGTGGAAAAACTTCACCTGCATCTGTACGTACAAACCAGCTAAAAGAAATTCAAGATTTTATTAAAAATAAAAATATACCAAATAACGAGTACGTTCTATTTGGTGGTGATATGAACGTGAATAAAATAAATGCAGAGAACAATAGTGAATCAGAGTACGCATCCATGTTCAAAACATTGCACGCTTCTATTCCATCGTATACAGGACATACAGCAACTTGGGATGCGACGACAAACAGTATTGCGAAATATAATTTCCCTGATAGCCCTGCCGAGTATTTAGATTATATTATTGCAAGTAAAGACCATGCGAATCCGTCATTTATAGAGAATAAAGTATTACAACCGAAATCTCCACAGTGGACTGTTACATCATGGCTCAAAAAATATACGTATGATGATTATTCTGATCATTATCCAGTAGCGGCAACTATTTCTATGAAGTAG
- a CDS encoding amino acid deaminase/aldolase produces MDRGIFKEVPLPCAFLDEVALDRNIQSIIELSGNKKIRIASKSLRSVPVMQKILSANDRFQGIMCFSPREVLFLIEQGFNDLLLGYPAYDDRALHEISLLTKQGLIITCMVDCEDHIVYLEKIAEKSKGCFRVCLDIDMSSRFFKLHFGVKRSPVKDVQGALKIVKKLKESSFLILDGVMGYEAQIAGVGDHIPNQRVKSKVISYLKKKSVLEVKGRRGHIVKEIQKLGIELRFVNGGGTGSIKTTEKDNAVSEITIGSAFYAPKLFDYYKEVQFHPAVGFALPVVRKPAPFIYTCLGGGYIASGAIGKDKEPEIWRPNDAKLLALEGAGEVQTPIFYNGEERVEIGDSILFRHSKAGELCERFPFLYRVKEGEIVGEYSTYRGDGQCFL; encoded by the coding sequence GTGGATCGAGGAATTTTTAAAGAAGTTCCATTACCGTGTGCATTTTTGGATGAAGTAGCTTTAGATAGAAATATTCAATCGATTATAGAATTAAGTGGAAATAAGAAGATTCGTATAGCGAGTAAATCGTTACGTTCTGTTCCGGTGATGCAAAAGATTTTATCTGCAAATGATCGTTTTCAAGGTATTATGTGTTTTTCACCTAGGGAAGTTTTGTTTTTAATTGAACAAGGATTCAATGATTTATTGCTCGGATATCCTGCTTATGATGATAGAGCGTTACATGAAATAAGTTTGCTAACAAAGCAAGGGCTCATTATAACTTGTATGGTGGATTGTGAAGATCATATTGTGTATTTAGAAAAAATTGCTGAGAAGTCTAAAGGATGTTTTCGTGTTTGCTTAGATATTGATATGAGTAGTCGTTTTTTTAAGCTTCATTTTGGGGTCAAAAGATCACCGGTAAAAGATGTGCAGGGTGCTTTGAAAATAGTAAAAAAATTGAAGGAATCATCATTTTTAATACTAGACGGTGTCATGGGATATGAAGCACAAATTGCTGGGGTAGGAGACCACATACCGAATCAACGAGTGAAAAGTAAAGTGATTTCGTACTTAAAGAAGAAATCGGTGTTAGAAGTTAAAGGAAGAAGAGGACATATCGTAAAAGAAATACAAAAACTAGGTATTGAACTAAGGTTTGTAAATGGGGGAGGCACAGGAAGCATAAAAACAACTGAGAAAGATAATGCAGTTTCGGAGATTACAATAGGTTCTGCTTTTTATGCCCCGAAGCTATTTGATTATTATAAAGAGGTGCAATTTCATCCAGCTGTCGGATTTGCTTTACCAGTTGTGCGTAAACCAGCCCCGTTTATTTACACTTGTCTAGGTGGTGGATATATTGCCTCAGGCGCAATCGGGAAAGATAAAGAACCTGAGATTTGGAGGCCAAATGATGCCAAACTATTAGCTTTAGAAGGCGCTGGTGAAGTACAAACACCAATTTTTTATAACGGTGAGGAACGAGTAGAGATAGGAGATTCTATCTTGTTTCGCCATAGTAAAGCTGGAGAGTTATGTGAGCGGTTTCCGTTTTTATATCGTGTGAAAGAAGGAGAGATTGTTGGGGAGTATTCAACATATCGGGGGGATGGCCAATGCTTTCTATAG
- a CDS encoding D-arabinono-1,4-lactone oxidase, producing the protein MLSIEGQKWRNWTGNVEGTPHYTMYPESIQDVVEVVELARKEGKKIRVVGSGHSFTPLVQTEEILISLDELKGIVNIDEEKMVAEVWAGTKLHDLGKLLAEKGYAQENLGDIDSQSIAGAISTGTHGTGITFGSLSTQVIEITAVLSTGESIVCSETENVEYWRAFQLSLGMLGIIVKIKLKVIPAYSLVYKSEKQSLSTVMNKLEEYKKNRHFEFFVFPYSDEVQVKFTNETTGKKSDLKWHKLKVELLENKMFSLLSKGCKWFPSISKGVSRLSAKAVPNTKIIGPSYEVFATSRAVPFYEMEYSVPSKYMQVVVEEISNLIEKKKYKVHFPIECRYVKSDDIWLSPAYGRDSAYIAVHMYKGMKYAAYFGEVEKIFLKYEGRPHWGKMHTLTYEKLQNIYPEMHSFLKVRKLLDEAEVFSNPYTEKLFTITQKS; encoded by the coding sequence ATGCTTTCTATAGAGGGACAAAAATGGAGAAATTGGACAGGGAATGTAGAAGGAACGCCGCATTATACGATGTATCCAGAAAGTATACAAGATGTAGTAGAAGTTGTAGAGCTTGCAAGAAAAGAAGGGAAGAAAATTCGCGTTGTCGGTTCAGGACACTCGTTTACACCTCTTGTGCAGACGGAAGAAATTTTAATTTCTTTAGATGAATTGAAAGGTATTGTGAATATTGATGAAGAGAAGATGGTTGCCGAAGTATGGGCAGGAACAAAGCTACATGATTTAGGGAAGTTACTTGCAGAAAAAGGTTATGCGCAAGAAAATTTAGGGGATATTGATTCACAATCGATCGCAGGGGCGATTAGTACAGGGACTCATGGAACGGGTATTACCTTTGGAAGTTTATCAACACAAGTTATAGAGATTACCGCAGTTTTATCTACAGGTGAGAGTATAGTTTGTTCGGAAACTGAGAATGTGGAATATTGGAGAGCCTTTCAGTTATCGCTTGGAATGTTAGGTATCATTGTAAAAATAAAATTGAAGGTTATTCCAGCCTATTCACTCGTTTATAAAAGTGAAAAACAGTCATTATCTACTGTAATGAACAAGCTAGAAGAATATAAAAAAAATCGCCATTTTGAATTTTTCGTTTTTCCTTATTCAGATGAAGTACAAGTGAAATTTACAAATGAAACGACGGGTAAAAAAAGTGATTTGAAATGGCATAAACTAAAGGTAGAGTTGCTTGAAAATAAGATGTTCTCTTTGTTATCTAAAGGATGTAAATGGTTTCCTTCTATAAGTAAAGGAGTAAGTCGATTATCAGCTAAAGCTGTACCGAATACAAAAATAATTGGTCCGAGTTATGAAGTATTTGCTACATCTCGTGCGGTTCCATTTTATGAAATGGAGTATAGTGTTCCGTCAAAGTATATGCAGGTCGTTGTAGAAGAAATATCAAATCTTATTGAAAAGAAAAAGTATAAAGTACACTTTCCGATTGAATGTCGTTATGTGAAAAGTGATGATATATGGCTTAGTCCAGCATACGGAAGGGATTCAGCGTACATTGCTGTTCATATGTATAAAGGTATGAAGTATGCTGCTTATTTTGGTGAGGTGGAGAAAATTTTTCTAAAGTATGAAGGGCGTCCGCATTGGGGGAAAATGCATACGTTAACGTACGAAAAATTACAAAATATATATCCGGAAATGCATTCGTTTCTAAAGGTGAGAAAGTTACTAGATGAAGCAGAAGTGTTTTCAAATCCTTACACAGAAAAATTATTTACGATTACTCAAAAAAGCTGA
- a CDS encoding VanZ family protein — translation MTAYLFPIKTAFILFPILAMFLLIPFLIFNYRKYGYLNKWRSFILYSLLLYVLNAYFLVILPLPQTYDTCSLQPANTQHMQLSPFYFIQEIGNHTSTILTKPATYFYLLKESAFLQVAFNVLLTVPFGIYLRYYFRRSFLQTACISFCLSLFFELTQVTGLYGIYNCAYRLFDIDDLFLNTLGGVIGFIIAPIFTYFLPKTSELDIHIDLETKPVGFIRRLIAMQIDWIFLSIVVPFIKNKGNSLFIANIQSYTNVYELLFITCSVFIYFIIIPYFTNGRTIGKALLRIYIKGQAERITLKELFIRYGIFYFILGGINYILSSSSILNLKEPLVLVVILLFQLVINGLFIIHVLLHVFSRDKLLFYEHISQTRNAIILKKADK, via the coding sequence TTGACTGCATATTTATTTCCAATAAAAACAGCATTTATTTTATTTCCTATTTTAGCAATGTTTCTATTAATCCCTTTTTTAATATTTAATTATCGCAAGTACGGTTATTTAAATAAATGGCGTTCATTTATTTTATACTCATTATTACTTTATGTATTAAATGCCTATTTTCTTGTTATTTTACCTTTACCCCAAACATATGACACGTGTAGCCTACAACCGGCTAACACACAGCATATGCAGCTCTCACCATTTTATTTCATACAAGAGATTGGTAATCATACCTCAACGATTTTAACGAAACCAGCTACGTACTTCTATTTATTAAAGGAGTCTGCGTTTTTACAAGTTGCTTTTAACGTTCTACTAACCGTTCCGTTCGGTATATACTTACGTTATTATTTCCGACGCAGCTTCTTACAAACAGCGTGCATTTCTTTTTGCCTTTCGCTGTTCTTTGAGTTAACACAAGTAACTGGATTATATGGTATTTATAATTGTGCCTATCGCTTATTTGATATTGACGATTTGTTTTTAAACACACTAGGTGGCGTAATTGGTTTTATCATTGCACCAATATTTACGTACTTCCTTCCGAAAACAAGCGAATTAGATATTCATATTGATTTAGAAACAAAACCAGTCGGATTTATTCGTCGTCTCATTGCTATGCAAATTGATTGGATTTTCTTATCTATTGTTGTACCGTTCATTAAAAACAAAGGAAATTCACTATTTATCGCTAACATCCAATCTTATACAAATGTATACGAACTCCTTTTCATTACATGTTCAGTCTTCATTTACTTTATTATCATTCCATACTTTACAAATGGAAGAACAATAGGAAAAGCATTGCTTCGGATTTACATTAAAGGCCAGGCAGAGCGTATTACACTAAAAGAATTATTCATCCGCTACGGTATATTCTATTTCATTTTAGGTGGAATCAATTATATTCTTTCGAGTAGCTCTATCTTAAACCTTAAAGAGCCTTTAGTATTAGTAGTTATATTATTATTCCAACTCGTAATTAACGGTCTATTTATTATTCATGTTTTATTACATGTATTTAGTCGTGATAAGTTACTATTTTACGAGCACATTAGTCAAACAAGAAATGCGATCATACTCAAAAAAGCTGACAAGTAA